Part of the Lolium rigidum isolate FL_2022 chromosome 6, APGP_CSIRO_Lrig_0.1, whole genome shotgun sequence genome, ATAATCATGTATTCCCTAACCCTTGCTCTCTCTACAACTGGTCATCGCTGGAATTATTTCAGGTAGGGGTAAATATGATGTACGGAAGCATTCGGGATGATATCGGCAGTAAGTTCTCCAAGATGAAAGTTCTTGGCTTGGGTGAGAATCACTTCACGGGACTAATCCCTTCCTCGGTATCCAATCTATCATACCTCACAAATCTAAGGCTCAGCGGAAATAGATTTAGTGGGTATGTGCCTCACACTTTGGGGAGGCTGGGAGCTCTCCAACGTCTGGACTTGGATGGAAATAAGCTTGAAGTGAATAACAGCGAGGGGTGGGAATTCATCTCTTCTTTGGCGGCGGTCCTAGGATTCCAACTTGCGTCAAGATGATGATCTACCGGAGGTGTGTCCCCATTGATCTGGCTAGAGTAACGGGTTTCGGAAGGCACCACCGGTGATCTTCCATGGGCGATTCAAGCCTAGAGACTGCTGGATCGGGtgggattcggtcgtgcgcacccgtaTTTTACTCGGCCGTTTGGTTTCAAAGGGAGAGCTTCcaaagctctgctggctgttaatatcatggggcaTGTTCTCGTTTCATGATGCCGGCAGAGAATGTCATGAAGACCAAGATCTGAGGACTACCAATGGATGTTCCAATCTTAGGGGCAAGGAGGAGTTGGCTTGGTGTTTCatgacttggagcagcggcatgcaagtgggggcgactgcacgTAGAAGACCAAAGTCTAACttttcaggatgaaaatccaaggtccggccttaattggttgtgtctggcaatggccttgttgaaggcattgttttgagagcgaggaccttcttcagggtgaaaacccagatcttttgatcgggcgacgatagcGCTTGTGCActtttcccttcttggaggcgtcgcttttgaagaagtTGGACTTATGGTGATGTCTTGGCGGTGGTAGTGCTGCTGTTTCAAGGATTAAAccaccgtagcgggacttttctttttctgtaattcttcttcctttttttggttgtgtgcatcctaaatgccgctagggcaatgcgttgttgcagaggttgggtgtaattggtatctcagatattaatatatgctctttgtcgAAAAAAATCTCTTCTTTGGCGAACTGCAGCCAACTAGAGCGTTTGTCACTCGGAGGTGACTCATTTGGAGGACAACTTCCAGGTTCGATTGTAAACCTCTCAACAACTCTCCAGAAGTTATACTTAACGGACAGTGGGGTCTCTGGTGGTATTCCTGCAGACATAGGTAATTTGGTTGGTCTCAACTTGCTTGCCACATCAAAATTAGTACTATTTTATAACGAAACGTTACGTACGAAACCCAGGAGGCGATTGGATCTCGATCTCGTGcctcctgccggcgccgccgctgatCGCCTCGTCTCTGTGGCCTTTGGGCCATGGAGGCGCGGTGGATCTCGGCCCTCGTCGGTGGGAGGGCTCCGCTCCCTATTTTGAGGGCTTCGTTCTTCGTTTTTAGGGTCAAGGTTTGTAGGGGCggcgctcaggtggtggtggcggcgtctcgtgcaataaggtctccccggcttcaaccccatctcggcggcaacgtcgagaggcttgtgggagtggtgtggtcttcgaggatttcgtttggctgtggggatcttcggatcgtcaaggagcttcattggcagttcttccttcttcttcgtctctgggacggatgtggtcttttttacccgttcggcgacttcccgtccgcaaccaacaacgtcaggCCGACTCAGGgaagagcggcagcggcggcgcgccgtcgacacggcttggaggttgaagatgaagggcttctcaaggatctcgttgtaattttcgtttttcttgggatgctttgtactgttcgttgtttcttttaatgccaaagtcctattcgcaaaaaaaaaaaaaaaaaaaaaaatatctgGAGAGATTCCAGAGAGTATTGGTAAGCTAGAAAACTTAGTCGAGCTATCCTTGTATAACAATAGCTTGTCCGGCATCATACCATCATCGGTAGGGAACCTTTCACAGTTGAACAGGCTTTATGCATACTATGGCAACTTGGAGGGGCCAATTGTGGCAAGCCTGGGGGAATTGAAAAACCTATTCGTACTTGATTTGTCAACAATTACAGACTTAATGGTTCAATACCCAATGAGATTTTCAAATTACCTGGACTTTCTTAGTACTTGGACTTGTCGTACAATTCTATATCTGGGCCCCTTCCTCATGAAGTTGGTGGTTCCGCAAATCTTAACCAACTGATTCTTTCAGGAAACCAATTATCAGGCAAGATACCTGACAGCATTCAGAATTACATAGTGTTGGGCTGGTTATTGTTAGACAATAATTCCTTTGAGGGAAGGATACCTCAGTCACTGAAGAATATAAAGGGGCTCAGTAAACTAAACCTGACCATGAATAAGTTCTCTGGTAATATTCCAGACTCCCTTGGTAGTATTGAAAACCTGCAGGAACTGTACCTAGCACACAATGAGTTATCAGGATCAATCCCGTCAGTTCTACAGAATTTGACATCGTTGTCCAAACTGGATGTATCCTTCAATAATTTGCAAGGCGAGGTGCCACATGGAGTCGTTTTCAGAAACATGACTTACACAGCAGTTGATGGCAATATTAATCTACGCGGTGGTGCACCCCAACTTCACTTGGCTTCATGCCCCACAAACCCCTTAAGTAAGGACAAAAAAAGGATGCAAAAGTCGCTTTTAGTTTCTATAGCGGCAATTGGAGCAATCTTCTTGTCACTTTCAGTTATTATTCTTGTTTGGATATTTCACAAGAAGCTCAAAAAATGCCAGAAGACAATAGTGCAATATTTAGTCGGTGAGGACCATTACAAGAGAATCCCCTATCATGCATTATTGAGAGGAACTAACGGATTTTCAAATGATAATTTTCTTGGCAGAGGAAGCTATGGTGTGGTTTATAAATGTGTCTTGGACAATGAGGAAAGAACCCTAGCTGTCAAGGTGTTTAACCTTGGTGAATCCAAGTGTTTCAAGAGTTTTGAGGCTGAATGTGAGGCCATGAGAAGGATACGACACCGTTGTCTCGTGAAGATCATTACTTCTTGTTCGAGCGTCAACCACCAAGGTCGAGAATTCAAGGCATTAGTTTTTGAGTTAATGCCCAATGGAAATTTGGAAGGTTGGCTTCACCCAAAATCTCAACTGCCAAGTGCAAAAAACACGCTCAGCCTTGTCCAGAGGCTTGAGATTGATGTCAATATTGTGGACGCAGTAGAATATCTCCACAACTACTGTCAACCATCGGTAATCCATTATGATCTTAAGCCAAGCAACATTCTTCTTGCTGACGACATGAGCGCCCTAGTTGGAGATTTTGGCATATCAAGGATCATTCAAGAAAATACAAGTGAGACGATGCATATCTCATATAGCTCAACTGGAATTAGAGGTTCCATAGGCTATGTTGCTCCAGGTAACTGAAATACTTCTAGTTTCATCTTTTTAATCTTCACACAAATATGGCATGCTAACCAAAAAAAAGTTGCATAATTGTAGAGTATGGAGAAGGCTCTGTGGTCTCACCTCCTGGTGATATTTACTGTCTTGGCATATTGCTGCTTGAGCTGTTTACCGGAAGGAGCCCAACCGATGGCACATTCAGCGATTCATTAGGTCTGCACAAGTTTTCTGAGGATGCTCTTCCAGATAGAACCTTGGAGATAGCTGACCCAACAATCTGGCTGCATGGAGAACCACATGATAATGTGTAAAATCCAGTAGTGCTTGGTTTCCATATTCAGGCTTGGCATATCCTGCTCAAAGCAACAGCCCCGAGACCGAACATTGACAAGAGATGCAGCTGCAGAGATGAATGCAATCAGAGATGCATACATTGCGTTCGTTGCTAGCTCATAGTGGAACGCGAAGCAGAAAGAGAAGCCTCGGCACAAGATATGATCCTGCAATAAATTAAATTTATATGTATCATTTCAGCTGGTAATTTTTCTCACTTTTTAGAATTATGTTTGTCTATAGCAAGTTCTACAGATTTGGGGAACCAAATGGTACACAAAAAAAGATTCTCAGAACACTACACACGCTGGTTCCGTTTATTGAGGTTGTGTGCACCAACGAATGAACGTTGCAATAATGAACGGTTGCGTGCACCAATCGTCGCGGAGGCTGAATGTCTACGGTCTACCCTTTAAAAAAGTAAATCAGTAGACAAAAATTCAGACTGCACGGGAAGCGTTCTTCATGTGCAGACTAACATTAGATGGCGGCATGCAACAGGAACAGAAATTTCCTGATTACGTTCACATTTCTAGTAG contains:
- the LOC124664091 gene encoding putative receptor-like protein kinase At3g47110, with translation MGFVDVDLDVVRCAHSGSIADLLIQDPFYKMRCVVGYVFSLCSGGHLQGFMIIIGGSQMGVSITKGVMTDEYEFDSEFEPLLSSLGPIPLKTLRSSVSTGQVGVNMMYGSIRDDIGSKFSKMKVLGLGNQLSGKIPDSIQNYIVLGWLLLDNNSFEGRIPQSLKNIKGLSKLNLTMNKFSGNIPDSLGSIENLQELYLAHNELSGSIPSVLQNLTSLSKLDVSFNNLQGEVPHGVVFRNMTYTAVDGNINLRGGAPQLHLASCPTNPLSKDKKRMQKSLLVSIAAIGAIFLSLSVIILVWIFHKKLKKCQKTIVQYLVGEDHYKRIPYHALLRGTNGFSNDNFLGRGSYGVVYKCVLDNEERTLAVKVFNLGESKCFKSFEAEYMSALVGDFGISRIIQENTSETMHISYSSTGIRGSIGYVAPEYGEGSVVSPPGDIYCLGILLLELFTGRSPTDGTFSDSLGLHKFSEDALPDRTLEIADPTIWLHGEPHDNVLGISCSKQQPRDRTLTRDAAAEMNAIRDAYIAFVASS